The Hymenobacter sp. 5317J-9 genome has a window encoding:
- the msrB gene encoding peptide-methionine (R)-S-oxide reductase MsrB: protein MRFSLLLLLVSLFTLDTACSQKRADVAANTPAAARAAAGKTYFQPKPVTGKPDEFPVRHTEAEWKKLLTPDQYYILREKGTERAFTGKYHDNHAAGTYYCAADHNLLFTSDTKFESGTGWPSFYAPATDNSVKVASDNTFGMSRDEIVCAKCGGHLGHVFDDGPKPTGQRYCMDGNALVFEKKK, encoded by the coding sequence ATGCGCTTTTCCTTGTTGCTCCTGCTCGTTTCCCTGTTCACGCTCGACACCGCCTGCTCGCAGAAGCGCGCCGACGTGGCCGCTAACACGCCCGCGGCGGCTCGCGCGGCGGCCGGCAAAACCTACTTTCAGCCCAAGCCCGTGACCGGCAAGCCCGACGAATTTCCGGTGCGCCACACCGAAGCCGAGTGGAAAAAACTGCTCACGCCCGACCAGTACTACATCCTGCGTGAAAAGGGCACCGAGCGCGCCTTTACCGGCAAATACCACGACAATCACGCCGCCGGCACCTATTACTGCGCCGCTGACCACAACCTGCTTTTTACCTCCGATACCAAGTTTGAGTCGGGCACCGGCTGGCCCAGTTTCTACGCTCCGGCCACCGACAACAGCGTGAAAGTGGCTTCAGACAACACCTTCGGCATGAGCCGCGACGAAATAGTGTGCGCCAAGTGCGGCGGCCACCTCGGCCACGTGTTCGACGACGGCCCCAAGCCCACCGGCCAGCGCTACTGCATGGACGGCAACGCCCTGGTGTTTGAGAAGAAAAAGTAG